The following proteins come from a genomic window of Elusimicrobiota bacterium:
- a CDS encoding C1 family peptidase: protein MNFNRFSPTSIKAKPRKIQRYGWIPDLPDDRDYRYAAPRITLPQKVDLRKKCPAVYDQGDLGSCTANAIGAAHQFGQIKQKVKRDFVPSRLFIYYNERVIIGTVNEDSGAMIRDGIKTVVKQGVCPERDWPYLIKKFTKKPPERCYTRALNHQVVSYRRISHSLKQMQGCLASGYPFVFGFSVYESFESEEVAKTGVVPMPQKEESMIGGHAVLAVGYDNAKKAFIVRNSWGPGWGDKGHCHMPYDYLTNVDLADDLWTIRMVETEE from the coding sequence ATGAATTTTAATCGTTTTTCCCCGACCTCAATCAAGGCCAAACCCCGCAAGATCCAACGTTACGGCTGGATCCCCGACCTGCCGGATGACCGGGATTATCGATACGCGGCCCCGCGCATCACGTTGCCCCAAAAAGTTGATTTGCGCAAAAAATGTCCCGCCGTCTACGACCAGGGCGACCTGGGCAGTTGCACCGCCAACGCCATCGGAGCGGCCCATCAGTTCGGCCAGATCAAACAAAAAGTGAAACGGGACTTTGTTCCCTCCCGCCTGTTCATCTATTACAACGAGCGGGTGATCATCGGCACGGTGAACGAGGATTCCGGCGCCATGATTCGCGATGGCATCAAAACGGTGGTCAAACAGGGGGTATGCCCGGAACGGGACTGGCCCTACCTCATTAAAAAGTTCACAAAAAAACCGCCGGAACGCTGTTACACCAGAGCCCTTAATCACCAGGTGGTCTCATACCGACGAATCAGCCACAGCTTAAAACAAATGCAAGGCTGTCTGGCCAGCGGATATCCCTTCGTGTTCGGTTTCTCCGTCTATGAATCATTTGAGTCTGAGGAAGTGGCCAAAACCGGCGTTGTCCCGATGCCGCAAAAAGAGGAATCCATGATCGGCGGCCACGCGGTGCTGGCGGTGGGGTATGACAACGCCAAAAAGGCGTTCATTGTCCGAAACTCCTGGGGGCCCGGCTGGGGAGACAAAGGCCACTGCCACATGCCCTACGACTACCTCACCAACGTCGACTTGGCAGACGACCTTTGGACCATCCGAATGGTGGAGACTGAAGAGTGA
- a CDS encoding aminotransferase class I/II-fold pyridoxal phosphate-dependent enzyme — protein sequence MARTVKAMVPPRGVFMANATLNDRRSSERFNPVQAMSVFFPFEENTHGVVSSFSLNGLKLKSNKNPPTRSGLTLRLSYPNENPVTLDVRVVWNRKLSNETPPFEFGCAVLDRKDAPSYRLLVDRLTKDVPFPRRTLKERRQIAAKTGQDNRAGNRRGRMNVVSRTYAKNFGLDRWGAYYAYARVIDSSSGGTVETNNGKVLMLGSNNYLGLTHHPKVQEAAMGAIKRYGTGAGGARVLSGNTTLHQRLEEKIAEFKGTEAALLFPTGYVTNFSVLSALLEPGDVVFNDQLNHASIIDGCRMTKGIVRFYHHNDMVSLEKKLKQYPFEQSKIIITDGVFSMDGDIAPLDVIVALGKKHNAVVMLDDAHAIGVLGKTGRGTAEHFGVTGKVDITIATFSKSLGSMAGAVCGSKSLIKHLSHHSRQFIFSTAVSPVVCATALAAIEVLETEPQWIEKLHRNRRFLVDGLKSIGFNALDVETAIIPILIGNERMTYALTHALYDSGVFVNAVSRPSVPRELSRIRISPMAIHTEEELGRAVAAFKTAGKRLGLI from the coding sequence ATGGCGCGCACAGTTAAAGCAATGGTGCCGCCCCGAGGGGTGTTCATGGCCAATGCCACTCTGAATGACAGACGAAGCTCGGAACGCTTCAATCCGGTTCAAGCGATGTCTGTTTTTTTTCCTTTTGAAGAAAACACCCATGGAGTGGTCTCATCTTTCTCGTTAAATGGCCTAAAACTCAAATCCAACAAAAACCCCCCGACTCGGTCCGGGTTAACGTTGCGGTTGTCATACCCCAATGAAAATCCCGTCACACTCGACGTTCGCGTGGTCTGGAACCGAAAGCTCTCAAACGAAACACCCCCCTTCGAGTTTGGCTGCGCAGTCCTTGATCGCAAGGACGCCCCTTCCTACCGCCTACTGGTTGACCGATTAACCAAGGACGTACCCTTCCCCCGCCGGACATTAAAAGAGCGCCGTCAGATTGCCGCAAAAACAGGTCAGGACAACCGGGCCGGAAACCGCCGGGGGCGCATGAACGTGGTCAGTCGCACCTATGCTAAAAATTTTGGATTGGATCGTTGGGGGGCTTATTACGCATACGCCCGGGTCATCGACTCGTCTTCGGGGGGAACAGTAGAGACAAACAACGGCAAAGTCTTGATGTTGGGCTCCAACAACTACCTTGGCCTAACCCACCACCCGAAGGTCCAAGAAGCCGCCATGGGGGCGATAAAACGTTACGGCACAGGAGCCGGTGGGGCTCGAGTTTTGAGCGGAAACACCACTCTCCACCAACGACTGGAGGAAAAGATTGCCGAGTTTAAAGGGACGGAGGCCGCCCTTCTCTTCCCCACAGGTTACGTCACCAATTTTTCCGTTTTATCGGCTCTTCTTGAACCCGGGGATGTGGTTTTTAACGACCAACTGAACCACGCCAGTATTATCGACGGTTGCCGCATGACCAAAGGAATCGTTCGTTTTTACCACCACAACGACATGGTTTCCCTCGAAAAAAAACTCAAACAGTACCCTTTTGAACAATCAAAAATCATTATTACGGATGGGGTTTTCAGCATGGACGGGGACATCGCTCCCCTTGACGTGATTGTCGCGCTTGGCAAAAAACACAACGCCGTTGTTATGCTGGACGACGCCCATGCCATCGGCGTCTTGGGCAAAACGGGTCGTGGAACGGCGGAACACTTCGGGGTGACTGGGAAAGTCGACATCACCATCGCGACCTTCAGCAAGTCGTTGGGCAGCATGGCGGGTGCGGTTTGCGGTTCAAAATCTTTGATCAAGCATTTGAGCCATCATTCCCGCCAATTTATTTTTTCGACGGCCGTCTCGCCCGTGGTTTGCGCCACAGCTTTGGCGGCCATCGAGGTTCTAGAAACGGAACCTCAATGGATCGAGAAGTTGCACCGCAACCGACGATTCCTCGTGGACGGATTAAAATCAATTGGTTTCAATGCCTTGGACGTTGAAACAGCCATCATCCCCATTCTCATCGGCAACGAGCGGATGACCTATGCACTCACGCACGCTTTGTATGATTCAGGTGTTTTTGTAAACGCTGTGTCACGTCCGTCCGTTCCTAGGGAGCTTTCACGCATACGCATATCGCCGATGGCAATCCACACCGAAGAAGAATTAGGTCGCGCCGTCGCCGCATTTAAGACCGCGGGGAAGCGTTTGGGACTCATTTAA